A genomic window from Phyllopteryx taeniolatus isolate TA_2022b chromosome 2, UOR_Ptae_1.2, whole genome shotgun sequence includes:
- the rhoua gene encoding ras homolog family member Ua isoform X8 encodes MSPSSPCQMPAKTAPVSPAPPVPPRRLRGRDGGSAKTRRAGGVERRVKCVLVGDGAVGKTSLVVSYTTNGYPTEYVPTAFDNFSAVVSVDGQPVKLQLCDTAGQDEFDRLRPLCYTSADVFLLCFSVVSPVSFQNVPEKWIGEIRRHAPFAPLVLVGTQCDLREDVKILIDLAKYRERPVDPADATDCAAEIGAVAYVECSSLTQKNLKEVFDTAILASLQNHSSQKHSRGRQKRRTKQMQTPDKMKSLSKSWWKSG; translated from the exons ATGTCTCCCTCCTCCCCGTGCCAGATGCCTGCGAAGACAGCGCCCGTGTCTCCTGCTCCGCCCGTCCCGCCGAGGAGGCTCAGGGGTCGGGATGGGGGCTCGGCCAAGACGCGGCGTGCGGGAGGAGTGGAGAGGCGGGTGAAGTGTGTCCTGGTCGGGGACGGAGCTGTGGGCAAAACCAGCCTGGTGGTCAGCTACACGACCAACGGCTACCCCACCGAATATGTCCCCACTGCTTTTGACAACTTCTCGG cggTGGTATCAGTGGATGGGCAGCCAGTCAAACTCCAACTCTGTGACACAGCTGGACAG GATGAGTTTGACAGGCTGCGTCCGCTCTGTTACACCAGCGCAGACGTCTTCCTGCTGTGCTTCAGCGTCGTCAGCCCCGTCTCCTTCCAGAACGTCCCTGAAAAGTGGATCGGCGAAATACGGAGGCACGCCCCCTTCGCGCCGCTCGTTCTTGTTGGGACTCAGTGTGACCTCCGAGAAGATGTCAAG ATTTTGATAGACCTGGCAAAGTACCGAGAGAGACCAGTGGACCCAGCGGATGCTACGGACTGTGCTGCTGAGATTGGTGCCGTGGCCTACGTGGAGTGCTCGTCGCTGACCCAGAAGAACCTGAAAGAAGTTTTTGACACGGCCATATTGGCCAGCCTGCAGAACCACAGCTCCCAGAAGCACTCGAGAGGGAGGCAGAAACGTCGGACAAAGCAAATGCAGACGCCTGACAAGATGAAGAGTTTGTCCAAGTCATGGTGGAAAAG
- the rhoua gene encoding ras homolog family member Ua isoform X3, whose translation MSPSSPCQMPAKTAPVSPAPPVPPRRLRGRDGGSAKTRRAGGVERRVKCVLVGDGAVGKTSLVVSYTTNGYPTEYVPTAFDNFSAVVSVDGQPVKLQLCDTAGQDEFDRLRPLCYTSADVFLLCFSVVSPVSFQNVPEKWIGEIRRHAPFAPLVLVGTQCDLREDVKILIDLAKYRERPVDPADATDCAAEIGAVAYVECSSLTQKNLKEVFDTAILASLQNHSSQKHSRGRQKRRTKQMQTPDKMKSLSKSWWKRRKPAYAEKTHRKNMQTPHRKAGAVI comes from the exons ATGTCTCCCTCCTCCCCGTGCCAGATGCCTGCGAAGACAGCGCCCGTGTCTCCTGCTCCGCCCGTCCCGCCGAGGAGGCTCAGGGGTCGGGATGGGGGCTCGGCCAAGACGCGGCGTGCGGGAGGAGTGGAGAGGCGGGTGAAGTGTGTCCTGGTCGGGGACGGAGCTGTGGGCAAAACCAGCCTGGTGGTCAGCTACACGACCAACGGCTACCCCACCGAATATGTCCCCACTGCTTTTGACAACTTCTCGG cggTGGTATCAGTGGATGGGCAGCCAGTCAAACTCCAACTCTGTGACACAGCTGGACAG GATGAGTTTGACAGGCTGCGTCCGCTCTGTTACACCAGCGCAGACGTCTTCCTGCTGTGCTTCAGCGTCGTCAGCCCCGTCTCCTTCCAGAACGTCCCTGAAAAGTGGATCGGCGAAATACGGAGGCACGCCCCCTTCGCGCCGCTCGTTCTTGTTGGGACTCAGTGTGACCTCCGAGAAGATGTCAAG ATTTTGATAGACCTGGCAAAGTACCGAGAGAGACCAGTGGACCCAGCGGATGCTACGGACTGTGCTGCTGAGATTGGTGCCGTGGCCTACGTGGAGTGCTCGTCGCTGACCCAGAAGAACCTGAAAGAAGTTTTTGACACGGCCATATTGGCCAGCCTGCAGAACCACAGCTCCCAGAAGCACTCGAGAGGGAGGCAGAAACGTCGGACAAAGCAAATGCAGACGCCTGACAAGATGAAGAGTTTGTCCAAGTCATGGTGGAAAAG
- the rhoua gene encoding ras homolog family member Ua isoform X6 yields MSPSSPCQMPAKTAPVSPAPPVPPRRLRGRDGGSAKTRRAGGVERRVKCVLVGDGAVGKTSLVVSYTTNGYPTEYVPTAFDNFSAVVSVDGQPVKLQLCDTAGQDEFDRLRPLCYTSADVFLLCFSVVSPVSFQNVPEKWIGEIRRHAPFAPLVLVGTQCDLREDVKILIDLAKYRERPVDPADATDCAAEIGAVAYVECSSLTQKNLKEVFDTAILASLQNHSSQKHSRGRQKRRTKQMQTPDKMKSLSKSWWKRTSISSHSE; encoded by the exons ATGTCTCCCTCCTCCCCGTGCCAGATGCCTGCGAAGACAGCGCCCGTGTCTCCTGCTCCGCCCGTCCCGCCGAGGAGGCTCAGGGGTCGGGATGGGGGCTCGGCCAAGACGCGGCGTGCGGGAGGAGTGGAGAGGCGGGTGAAGTGTGTCCTGGTCGGGGACGGAGCTGTGGGCAAAACCAGCCTGGTGGTCAGCTACACGACCAACGGCTACCCCACCGAATATGTCCCCACTGCTTTTGACAACTTCTCGG cggTGGTATCAGTGGATGGGCAGCCAGTCAAACTCCAACTCTGTGACACAGCTGGACAG GATGAGTTTGACAGGCTGCGTCCGCTCTGTTACACCAGCGCAGACGTCTTCCTGCTGTGCTTCAGCGTCGTCAGCCCCGTCTCCTTCCAGAACGTCCCTGAAAAGTGGATCGGCGAAATACGGAGGCACGCCCCCTTCGCGCCGCTCGTTCTTGTTGGGACTCAGTGTGACCTCCGAGAAGATGTCAAG ATTTTGATAGACCTGGCAAAGTACCGAGAGAGACCAGTGGACCCAGCGGATGCTACGGACTGTGCTGCTGAGATTGGTGCCGTGGCCTACGTGGAGTGCTCGTCGCTGACCCAGAAGAACCTGAAAGAAGTTTTTGACACGGCCATATTGGCCAGCCTGCAGAACCACAGCTCCCAGAAGCACTCGAGAGGGAGGCAGAAACGTCGGACAAAGCAAATGCAGACGCCTGACAAGATGAAGAGTTTGTCCAAGTCATGGTGGAAAAG
- the rhoua gene encoding ras homolog family member Ua isoform X7, whose protein sequence is MSPSSPCQMPAKTAPVSPAPPVPPRRLRGRDGGSAKTRRAGGVERRVKCVLVGDGAVGKTSLVVSYTTNGYPTEYVPTAFDNFSAVVSVDGQPVKLQLCDTAGQDEFDRLRPLCYTSADVFLLCFSVVSPVSFQNVPEKWIGEIRRHAPFAPLVLVGTQCDLREDVKILIDLAKYRERPVDPADATDCAAEIGAVAYVECSSLTQKNLKEVFDTAILASLQNHSSQKHSRGRQKRRTKQMQTPDKMKSLSKSWWKRCMQSMG, encoded by the exons ATGTCTCCCTCCTCCCCGTGCCAGATGCCTGCGAAGACAGCGCCCGTGTCTCCTGCTCCGCCCGTCCCGCCGAGGAGGCTCAGGGGTCGGGATGGGGGCTCGGCCAAGACGCGGCGTGCGGGAGGAGTGGAGAGGCGGGTGAAGTGTGTCCTGGTCGGGGACGGAGCTGTGGGCAAAACCAGCCTGGTGGTCAGCTACACGACCAACGGCTACCCCACCGAATATGTCCCCACTGCTTTTGACAACTTCTCGG cggTGGTATCAGTGGATGGGCAGCCAGTCAAACTCCAACTCTGTGACACAGCTGGACAG GATGAGTTTGACAGGCTGCGTCCGCTCTGTTACACCAGCGCAGACGTCTTCCTGCTGTGCTTCAGCGTCGTCAGCCCCGTCTCCTTCCAGAACGTCCCTGAAAAGTGGATCGGCGAAATACGGAGGCACGCCCCCTTCGCGCCGCTCGTTCTTGTTGGGACTCAGTGTGACCTCCGAGAAGATGTCAAG ATTTTGATAGACCTGGCAAAGTACCGAGAGAGACCAGTGGACCCAGCGGATGCTACGGACTGTGCTGCTGAGATTGGTGCCGTGGCCTACGTGGAGTGCTCGTCGCTGACCCAGAAGAACCTGAAAGAAGTTTTTGACACGGCCATATTGGCCAGCCTGCAGAACCACAGCTCCCAGAAGCACTCGAGAGGGAGGCAGAAACGTCGGACAAAGCAAATGCAGACGCCTGACAAGATGAAGAGTTTGTCCAAGTCATGGTGGAAAAG
- the rhoua gene encoding ras homolog family member Ua isoform X4, producing MSPSSPCQMPAKTAPVSPAPPVPPRRLRGRDGGSAKTRRAGGVERRVKCVLVGDGAVGKTSLVVSYTTNGYPTEYVPTAFDNFSAVVSVDGQPVKLQLCDTAGQDEFDRLRPLCYTSADVFLLCFSVVSPVSFQNVPEKWIGEIRRHAPFAPLVLVGTQCDLREDVKILIDLAKYRERPVDPADATDCAAEIGAVAYVECSSLTQKNLKEVFDTAILASLQNHSSQKHSRGRQKRRTKQMQTPDKMKSLSKSWWKSKNDPCKGEEQRAIGRLQQAC from the exons ATGTCTCCCTCCTCCCCGTGCCAGATGCCTGCGAAGACAGCGCCCGTGTCTCCTGCTCCGCCCGTCCCGCCGAGGAGGCTCAGGGGTCGGGATGGGGGCTCGGCCAAGACGCGGCGTGCGGGAGGAGTGGAGAGGCGGGTGAAGTGTGTCCTGGTCGGGGACGGAGCTGTGGGCAAAACCAGCCTGGTGGTCAGCTACACGACCAACGGCTACCCCACCGAATATGTCCCCACTGCTTTTGACAACTTCTCGG cggTGGTATCAGTGGATGGGCAGCCAGTCAAACTCCAACTCTGTGACACAGCTGGACAG GATGAGTTTGACAGGCTGCGTCCGCTCTGTTACACCAGCGCAGACGTCTTCCTGCTGTGCTTCAGCGTCGTCAGCCCCGTCTCCTTCCAGAACGTCCCTGAAAAGTGGATCGGCGAAATACGGAGGCACGCCCCCTTCGCGCCGCTCGTTCTTGTTGGGACTCAGTGTGACCTCCGAGAAGATGTCAAG ATTTTGATAGACCTGGCAAAGTACCGAGAGAGACCAGTGGACCCAGCGGATGCTACGGACTGTGCTGCTGAGATTGGTGCCGTGGCCTACGTGGAGTGCTCGTCGCTGACCCAGAAGAACCTGAAAGAAGTTTTTGACACGGCCATATTGGCCAGCCTGCAGAACCACAGCTCCCAGAAGCACTCGAGAGGGAGGCAGAAACGTCGGACAAAGCAAATGCAGACGCCTGACAAGATGAAGAGTTTGTCCAAGTCATGGTGGAAAAG
- the rhoua gene encoding ras homolog family member Ua isoform X5, whose protein sequence is MSPSSPCQMPAKTAPVSPAPPVPPRRLRGRDGGSAKTRRAGGVERRVKCVLVGDGAVGKTSLVVSYTTNGYPTEYVPTAFDNFSAVVSVDGQPVKLQLCDTAGQDEFDRLRPLCYTSADVFLLCFSVVSPVSFQNVPEKWIGEIRRHAPFAPLVLVGTQCDLREDVKILIDLAKYRERPVDPADATDCAAEIGAVAYVECSSLTQKNLKEVFDTAILASLQNHSSQKHSRGRQKRRTKQMQTPDKMKSLSKSWWKRTACGAYAACRGEPDYI, encoded by the exons ATGTCTCCCTCCTCCCCGTGCCAGATGCCTGCGAAGACAGCGCCCGTGTCTCCTGCTCCGCCCGTCCCGCCGAGGAGGCTCAGGGGTCGGGATGGGGGCTCGGCCAAGACGCGGCGTGCGGGAGGAGTGGAGAGGCGGGTGAAGTGTGTCCTGGTCGGGGACGGAGCTGTGGGCAAAACCAGCCTGGTGGTCAGCTACACGACCAACGGCTACCCCACCGAATATGTCCCCACTGCTTTTGACAACTTCTCGG cggTGGTATCAGTGGATGGGCAGCCAGTCAAACTCCAACTCTGTGACACAGCTGGACAG GATGAGTTTGACAGGCTGCGTCCGCTCTGTTACACCAGCGCAGACGTCTTCCTGCTGTGCTTCAGCGTCGTCAGCCCCGTCTCCTTCCAGAACGTCCCTGAAAAGTGGATCGGCGAAATACGGAGGCACGCCCCCTTCGCGCCGCTCGTTCTTGTTGGGACTCAGTGTGACCTCCGAGAAGATGTCAAG ATTTTGATAGACCTGGCAAAGTACCGAGAGAGACCAGTGGACCCAGCGGATGCTACGGACTGTGCTGCTGAGATTGGTGCCGTGGCCTACGTGGAGTGCTCGTCGCTGACCCAGAAGAACCTGAAAGAAGTTTTTGACACGGCCATATTGGCCAGCCTGCAGAACCACAGCTCCCAGAAGCACTCGAGAGGGAGGCAGAAACGTCGGACAAAGCAAATGCAGACGCCTGACAAGATGAAGAGTTTGTCCAAGTCATGGTGGAAAAG
- the pdcd2 gene encoding programmed cell death protein 2, with the protein MSSSEVVLGFLDDAEPWRLRSPQFPSKVGGKPAWLCQRGPPSLSRLECETCRLPMAFLLQVYAPISGQDRSFHRTLFVFCCRTPECYTHNDSRCVKVFRSQLPRRNEFYSYKPPPEDEPPRDLDPDQHVLPVSGVKLCWVCGCPGNKACSRCHTVRYCGKHHQTLHWKHAHKKECGGRKEMEASPFLFPEFELITDPEEEEDTCKGGEENDETFVAETSADCPSLAEMLAETDLEEMAMHETEDNKVFQRFKKKIAPEPQQVLRYSRGGSPLWVSLQQIPSDTDIPACTCGAKRNFEFQVMPQVLNSLRVDSTSASIDWGTLAIYTCSLSCNHDDQYCLEFIWKQDFSSDQQSPINQP; encoded by the exons ATGTCTTCATCGGAGGTCGTCTTGGGTTTTCTGGACGACGCAGAGCCTTGGAGGCTTCGCTCCCCGCAGTTCCCCAGTAAAGTCGGTGGCAAACCGGCGTGGCTTTGCCAGCGAGGCCCGCCCTCGCTCTCCCGGCTGGAGTGCGAGACATGCCGCCTGCCGATGGCCTTTCTGCTGCAG GTGTACGCTCCAATCTCCGGCCAGGACAGAAGTTTCCACAGAACCctctttgtgttttgttgtagAACGCCAGAGTGCTACACTCACAATGACAGCCGCTGTGTGAAAG TTTTCAGAAGTCAACTGCCTCGGAGGAATGAGTTTTATTCGTATAAGCCACCACCAG AAGATGaacctccgagagacttggacCCAGACCAGCACGTGCTGCCCGTGTCTGGAGTTAAATTGTGTTGGGTGTGCGGTTGCCCTGGCAACAAAGCCTGCTCTCGCTGCCACACCGTCAGGTATTGTGGCAAGCACCACCAGACGCTTCACTGGAAGCACGCGCACAAGAAGGAGTGCGGGGGTCGAAAAGAAATGGAGGCCTCCCCGTTTCTCTTCCCGGAGTTTGAGCTTATAACTGAcccagaagaagaggaggatacTTGCAAGGGTGGTGAAGAAAATGATGAGACGTTCGTCGCTGAGACCAGTGCAGACTGTCCCTCCTTAGCAGAAA tgcTTGCAGAAACGGACTTGGAGGAGATGGCTATGCATGAGACCGAGGACAACAAAGTGTTCCAGCGCTTTAAAAAGAAGATTGCACCTGAGCCACAGCAG GTGTTGCGCTACAGTCGAGGTGGCTCTCCCTTGTGGGTTTCTTTGCAGCAAATCCCTTCAGATACAGATATCCCAGCATGCACTTGTGGCGCCAAGAgaaattttgaatttcag GTGATGCCCCAGGTGCTGAACAGTCTGCGTGTGGACTCAACAAGTGCCAGTATTGACTGGGGGACTCTGGCTATATACACCTGCTCTCTCAGCTGTAACCATGACGACCAATACTGCCTTGAGTTCATTTGGAAGCAGGACTTCAGCTCAGACCAGCAAAGTCCAATTAATCAACCATAA
- the tbp gene encoding TATA-box-binding protein, producing MDQNNSIPAFQGLASPQGAMTPGMPIFSPMMPYGSGLTPQPVQNTNSLSILEEQQRQQQQAQQAQQANAGLPGTSGQTPQLFHSQAVTGSTTTALPGNTPLYNTPLTPMTPITPATPASESSGIVPQLQNIVSTVNLGCKLDLKTIALRARNAEYNPKRFAAVIMRIREPRTTALIFSSGKMVCTGAKSEEQSRLAARKYARVVQKLGFPAKFLDFKIQNMVGSCDVKFPIRLEGLVLTHQQFSSYEPELFPGLIYRMIKPRIVLLIFVSGKVVLTGAKVREEINEAFGNIYPILKGFRKTT from the exons ggTGCCATGACACCAGGAATGCCAATCTTCAGTCCCATGATGCCATATGGTTCAGGCCTGACACCTCAACCTGTTCAGAACACAAACAGTTTGTCTATACTGGAGGAACAGCAGCGACAGCAACAACAGGCGCAACAAGCACAGCAGGCAAATGCAG GCCTTCCAGGAACGTCGGGGCAGACTCCTCAACTCTTCCATTCCCAGGCAGTCACAGGTTCAACTACCACAGCACTGCCAGGGAACACCCCACTCTACAACACCCCACTGACCCCCATGACCCCCATCACACCAGCCACGCCAGCCTCTGAGAGCTCCGGAATAGTTCCACAGCTACA AAATATCGTGTCAACTGTAAATCTAGGCTGTAAACTGGATTTGAAGACCATTGCATTGCGAGCCAGGAATGCAGAATACAACCCAAAG CGTTTTGCTGCAGTTATCATGAGAATACGAGAACCCCGCACCACAGCTCTTATTTTTAGCTCTGGGAAGATGGTCTGCACAGGAGCAAAGAG TGAGGAGCAGTCACGGTTAGCGGCCAGGAAATATGCTCGTGTGGTGCAAAAGCTCGGTTTTCCTGCCAAGTTTTTGGACTTCAAGATACAGAATATGGTGGGCAGTTGTGACGTGAAGTTCCCCATTCGTCTGGAAGGCTTAGTACTCACGCATCAACAGTTCAGCAG CTATGAACCTGAGCTGTTTCCAGGGTTGATTTATAGAATGATCAAACCGAGAATTGTCTTGCTCATCTTTGTTTCTGGAAAGGTCGTATTAACAG GTGCAAAGGTGAGAGAGGAAATCAACGAAGCATTTGGGAACATCTACCCCATCCTAAAAGGTTTCCGTAAGACGACGTAG